Sequence from the Streptomyces sp. NBC_00440 genome:
CCCAGATCGTCCGACCCCGAAGCCGCCTCCGCCGAGACCGAGCCGCCCTCCGGGTCCGGGCGCAGGGCGAACGGGTCCGCGGCCGTCGAGTCCAGTACCAGCGGCGCCGGCCGCAGTGGCTTCGGCATGACCGCGGCCTCCGAGTGGCCGCCGCAGCCGTACGACAGGGACACCACGTGGCCGTCCGCCGGGCCGAATTCGTTGCCGCAGACCCCGAAGGCCTGTCGCAGTGAACCGGAGAGCGGGACCAGGAAGGCGCACGTCACACAGGACGCGGGGGCCGCCTGGGCCATCGGGGTCTTCGCGCCGTACTCCTCGTCCCAGCGGTCCGCCGCCTGGTGCAGGCCGTAGCGGGACAGCACCCGCGCCCGCCGCATCCCCAGCTCGTCGGCGACCGCGGCGACCGTGCCGCGGGCCGGGACCGATGTGCGGTCGGTGACCTCGGCGTCCTCCGCCTCGACCCGCTCCGCCAGCTCGTCCGAGAGCACGGAGTTGGGCGGCGGCGCGTCCTCGCCCGAGAAGCCGGGCTCCAGGCGCAGGTCCTCCGCCTCGGTGGGCAGCAGGTCGCCCGGCCCCATGTCACCGGGGCGCAGCCGTTCGCTCCACGGCACCCACTCGGGGGCCAGCAGCGAGTCCGAGCCCGGCAGCAGAACCGTCTCGTCGAGCGTGACGAGCTTCGCCCGGGATGCCCGGGCGACCGTCACCGCCCAGCGCCAGCCCCGGTAGCCCGGTTCCTTGCACTCGAAGTAGTGGGTGACCACCCGGTCACCCTCGGCCACCACAGAGACGTGTTCGCCGACCACCCCGGGGAAGGCAGCTTCCTCCGCCGCCTCGCGTGCGAGGCCGACCGCCTCGGCGCACAGGCGGTCAGGGGTACGGCTTCTCGTCGTCGCAGCACTCACAGGTCTCGCTTCTCTCCTACGCCGTCTCACGGGTGCGCCGGACGAACTTCGCGTACGAGCAACGGGCGGAGCGGACCAGAGGACCGCGTCAACGTCCGCGCCCGACATGCCCGGGGGCGCACCTTCTCCCACCCATTCTGCGGGATAACGGAGAGGCGCACAGCCAAGGGCAACCGCCGGTGGCGCGCTGGAGGCTGTCGGCCACACCCGGGCGGAGGAGCCCGCGGCGTCTGACACCGTGCATCGCAAGGCGGAGAACGCCCCCGTAACCGAAGTCACTGGGCGGTTCCGACTACGCAGCGAGGCGCGGTGACAGGCGTCGCGGGCCCGCCCGGGAGTGGTCGGCAGCCTCCGTGCACGCTACCCCTTCTCCGGCTCTCGTCCCACCTGCGCGTCCGAATCCCGGTTCGGGTCGTACGGGGTTGGGGCACTATGACGGGGTGACCACCGCAAGGTCGTCCGACGGATTCAGCCCGGCGCGCAGGGTGGGGCGGGCCGTCGGTCATGCCCTCCATCGGCCGTTCACTGGTACCGCAAAAGGGATCAGACGGGCGACGAACGCCCATGGGGCGGGCGAGTCGGGCCTCGGCAAACTGATCGAGCTGCACGCCGTGAACAGCGCGGGTGACGTAATGATCACGGTTGCGCTGGCCTCGACCGTCTTCTTCTCCGTACCGACCGATCAGGCCCGCGGCCGTGTCGCGCTCTATCTTGCGGTCACCATGGCGCCGTTCGCGCTGCTCGCCCCGGTGATCGGCCCGCTGCTCGACCGGCTGCCGCACGGCCGCCGGGCCGCGATGGCCGGCGCGATGCTGGCCAGGGCGGTCCTCGCGCTGGTGATGTCGGGCGCCGTGGCCACCGGCGGGCTTGAGCTCTATCCGGCGGCGCTGGGCGTGCTGGTGGCGTCGAAGGCGTACGGCGTGGTCCGCAGCGCGGTGGTCCCACGGCTGCTGCCACCACGGTTCTCGCTGGTCAGAGCCAACTCCCGGGTCACGCTCGGGGGGCTACTCGCCACCGGTGTGGGGGCGCCCATCGGGGCCGGGCTGCACAGGATCGGCCCCGCCTGGCCGCTCTACGGGGCGTCCGCCGTCTTCCTGTTCGGGACGTTCCTGGCCTTCATGCTGCCCCGCAAGGTGGACTCCGCGAAGGGCGAGGGCAAGGCCCGTCTGATGGAGCGGACCGACGAGCCCAGGCCGTCGCTGCGCACGGTCGGCCCCTCCGTCCTGAACGGCCTGGTGGCGAACTCCTCGCTGCGCTCGCTCTCCGGCTTCCTGATCTTCTTCCTGGCCTTCCTGCTGCGCGAGCACCCGATGGCCGGGCAGAACGCCGCCGTGTCGCTGACCATCGTCGCCGTCGCGGCCGGCGGGGGCAACGCGCTGGGCACGGCCGTGGGTGCGCTGCTGCGCTCGCGCGGGCCGGAGATCATGATCGCCACCCTGCTCGGGGTGGCGCTGGGCGCCGCGGTCCTCACGGCCGTCTTCTTCGTCTCCTTCATGGTGGTGGTGCTGGCCGCGGTCGCCGGGTTCGCGCAGGCGCTGGCCAAGCTGTCCCTGGACGCGATGATCCAGCGGGATGTGCCGGAGACCGTACGGACCTCGGCGTTCGCGCGGTCGGAGACGGTGCTCCAGCTGGCCTGGGTGGTGGGCGGCGCCATCGCGATGGCCCTGCCGCTGAACGGAATGCTGGGCGCCTCGGTGGGTGCCGCCCTGGTCGCGGTGGGTGCGATCACGACCGTACGGGGGCTCCTGACGGCCGCACGGCGCGGCTCGCCGCACCCCCGCGTGGCGTGACCTGCGCCGGGCGATAGCCTTCGGCCCATGACCGTTGCGCTTCTTACTGGTAAGGGCCGCCGCACCGCCGCCGCTCTCGGTGCCGTGTCCGCCGGACTCCTCGTCCTGTCCGCCTGCGACAAGCCGACGCCGCTGGCGACCGTGACGGTCGGCACGAACTCGGTGCACTCCGAGGCCGCCTGCTACAACGACGGCAAGAGCCTGGACATGGCCGCGTCCAAGGCCTGCGCCTCGCAGAAGAAGGGCACCAAGTCCATCAAGGTGGACCCGGACAAGACCGTGCGGATCGGCGTGGACCCGAAGATCGCCGACAAGGGCTGGGTGCTGCTGCTCAACGGCCAGCAGCTGACCGCCGTCAGCAAGAAGACCTACACGACGGTCCCCGGCAACGTCTTCTTCAACTCCCAGTACGGCGCCAAGGGCAACTCCTCGACCGTCGCCATCGCCGAGGGCGACGGCACCACGAAGGTCTTCGGGCTCTGGTCGTTCATCTTCAAGAAGGACTGACGCCTTGCGTGTACTCATCGTGACCGCGGTCCCCGCTGAGCG
This genomic interval carries:
- a CDS encoding DUF2771 domain-containing protein; the encoded protein is MTVALLTGKGRRTAAALGAVSAGLLVLSACDKPTPLATVTVGTNSVHSEAACYNDGKSLDMAASKACASQKKGTKSIKVDPDKTVRIGVDPKIADKGWVLLLNGQQLTAVSKKTYTTVPGNVFFNSQYGAKGNSSTVAIAEGDGTTKVFGLWSFIFKKD
- a CDS encoding DUF3027 domain-containing protein, producing the protein MSAATTRSRTPDRLCAEAVGLAREAAEEAAFPGVVGEHVSVVAEGDRVVTHYFECKEPGYRGWRWAVTVARASRAKLVTLDETVLLPGSDSLLAPEWVPWSERLRPGDMGPGDLLPTEAEDLRLEPGFSGEDAPPPNSVLSDELAERVEAEDAEVTDRTSVPARGTVAAVADELGMRRARVLSRYGLHQAADRWDEEYGAKTPMAQAAPASCVTCAFLVPLSGSLRQAFGVCGNEFGPADGHVVSLSYGCGGHSEAAVMPKPLRPAPLVLDSTAADPFALRPDPEGGSVSAEAASGSDDLGHS
- a CDS encoding MFS transporter; the protein is MTTARSSDGFSPARRVGRAVGHALHRPFTGTAKGIRRATNAHGAGESGLGKLIELHAVNSAGDVMITVALASTVFFSVPTDQARGRVALYLAVTMAPFALLAPVIGPLLDRLPHGRRAAMAGAMLARAVLALVMSGAVATGGLELYPAALGVLVASKAYGVVRSAVVPRLLPPRFSLVRANSRVTLGGLLATGVGAPIGAGLHRIGPAWPLYGASAVFLFGTFLAFMLPRKVDSAKGEGKARLMERTDEPRPSLRTVGPSVLNGLVANSSLRSLSGFLIFFLAFLLREHPMAGQNAAVSLTIVAVAAGGGNALGTAVGALLRSRGPEIMIATLLGVALGAAVLTAVFFVSFMVVVLAAVAGFAQALAKLSLDAMIQRDVPETVRTSAFARSETVLQLAWVVGGAIAMALPLNGMLGASVGAALVAVGAITTVRGLLTAARRGSPHPRVA